The following is a genomic window from Episyrphus balteatus chromosome 1, idEpiBalt1.1, whole genome shotgun sequence.
gtagatacctgctaagattgaaatgatttttcattaattttatgtagttattaaaattaaaagattaaacaaactttaaatttttttttggcataaaTTTTGCACCGTAGATGATTGTTTTAAGACGACTGTCTTTCTGACAAAAAAGCATGCAAAAATCcaattgatttaatacaaattctaaatgtttttagcatgtcttttttcaacaaaagtaggaattgttgttttctataaatgcaacaacgtgatttgtggtatttttttctgttatttaaaatagttattgactgttttgtgcaaaacttgaataaaattaaattaaatcaaagcctatttcacgatgaagtcacttttttcatataaaatccatttattacatgtaagctctttataactataaggttctatgttgaacatagaacctttttcaaatttgtttaccaactttttcataaaaaagttctatgtcatttttaaaaaatgctcatagaatccttttttctggtgaaattaatgtttttttcatggttttatgatttttttagggtcctttataagattgcatcaatactttactgctatgtaactattttatccgaaaaccagccttaaaaaactttgagatcgattttctcaaaactaaggtgagttgacatacaaccctataattctcagccagcgatatgaCAGTGGCACATGGTAACTCAAActtgttttgataaaaaaaattaaagataatcTACAGTAAACATGAAAAGATAACGTACAGTagttgaatatgaaaaaaattgtaagaaaaaataaagaaaagttcTACTATTACGCTGTTGTTTTTCAGGTAGGTAGGATAATATAAGTACATAACTACATAGGTACAACGAAATGAGTGTGGAAATTAACATGAGTggattatgaaatttaaaatttcctaCTTGCAGGTACGTTTGGAAGTTAGATTTATTGGATTTGTATGTTCAATGTATGTAACTAAAGAATTAAAGCTTCGCTACTAAATGACACCTGGAAACCTACCTAAggcctcagttatagctatcagtaaaatccatcagtaaaattGGAACATCAGGAATCTGAAATCTTTTACTGATGAGCGTTTATAGCAATCAGTAAATTtacgtcattaaattaaatgtctcaagaaatttttttactgttgatttcatcagtgattttttttaatgatggcaccggaacagtaaaaaaatgaaacgcCAACAGTAAAACGAAATGGAATTCTTTTTGGCATTTGGCAGTCAGCTgttcagtaaaatgaaatttcatcagtaaaatttataaaatgagtttgtgtataaaatttaacacaaaatgcattgattcttcttgaaaaaattagtggaaatatgttttcaatttatttcatcaaaattttccacaaaatatgagattaaagtattcaaaatatcaaaacaaaatgtttactgatggattttactgatagctaaaCTGAGCCCTAAgcgatgtttttttctaaaaaaaaatcatacatacacagcgatgccaactgaggcataattatgccttttaggcataattttattagctaaggcattgaggctaattttttgccaaaaaggcataattttttcattccactcttgatttgtattttaaaagtttcttataatttttcaaatattttgataaaaagactaaaaactaatactttcttttaaataaaggttgttcgaaattttatctacagaatttgtttttaccatttaactcttggtattgtttaatttttcgaagaattttttcacactaatcacttttactagaaaagaatctaattttgttgctgtaaaaaggtctaaaacgcttgcaaataggctaatattttttattggtgaaaaaaattggcCGCTAATTTCTTCCAATTATATGAAGCAACGTCTTGAAATATTCCTTTCGAAGAAAATAAGTTTCCGTTACGTGACAAATAAGTTGCCTTAGtcccgatttttcaatcgtcagttagactatcagaagaataaattttaatataaaaaattttattcctcggaataatctctatctgaggtttatctgactattgataaattggcccttaatgtataaattgattaaataaacatttcgttttgtgtACTTGTGTACTTTTcgtatataataattttttaagcataaattaagaaatttaaattgatgcataatttatttgaaaaggcataattttttttcaagtgaggcataattttgactgaatgggttggcaacgctgtacatacatatttagtGAACAAATgcacacaaaattaatttttgaggtTTGACATTTTCCACTGTGTGCCATACAGTAGAGCTTTTTATGATAATTTGCGTCGAAAAACATTTCTTGACGAACAATAATGAATTTTGGAGAACTTATCGATTTTTGTgtgctaaataaaaaaaaaactgccaactACAAAATGGTGGCCAGAATAAGcacttagcaaaaaaaaatctattttaaataagaaaaattttaaatttttaattaaaaacttagCTTAGTTGaaatcaaaaatgtattaaaattttgtttaaagtgtAGTTGGTCAAAGGTTCCTTCCTgagtcaattaaaaaattccaaatttgtcCCAAATtaataaagtaataaaatgccaaaataatataaatttactTTAAGAGCTCTGGTTATCCCATTTCTTGAATATTTTCGATAACTTTActatgaattttcataaaaatattgaatatttacAGTTGgcaattttgtttcaattaaaaACTCGGGTTATTATGAGTACCATTCGTATGGGAAATATGCTACgaatgctaaaaaaaattgcaaaataaattCGCAATGAGCATtcgtatgaaattttccatcaattctgtttgttttttttttgattttcgtaGCAAATCCACACTACAAATAGAGAAACACGCATTTTTGAGTTCTTATATCTGAAAACAACAGTCACTAATGCATATGCTTAAAAAGTAAACCGTTTataattcaagtaaaaaaaattagtaaaaccgCTTTTGTTGGCTTTTATATCAATGGTTTATTCTTCACCTACCATTTTTGgccattttttcttatttctgcCTTGAAACTAAATTTAAGTTACAAGATAAACTAATTGGTTAACACTAACGTCTTAGTAGTAAGGTAcattcaaatttattcaatttaataagaaaatattttaaaatttaagtgcCCGGCTTATTCCCACAAAGTTCATTCAAAAATGAAGACATATCCTTAGTATCAACCATATGTCCTGGATTTGTCGTTGAACTTTCTGAATCCGATGAATATATGGGACATGCTTCTATACTTCGATGAGTATCTAAAGTCAATTGACCAAGTTGACCTTTGTATAAAATTTCATCAATACATCTCTTTCCAAATAACTGTTGTTCATGAGAAAGTTTTCTGAACAAAAGAGCCCAAGATTCGCTGAATGTAGTTGCTTCATCTTTTATTACAAATTGCTTCGCAATAGTTTTAGCATTTTTCGATAGTCGATTTTCTTCAATATCTTCCAAAGGTTGATGATCTTCGTCATTCTCCGTATGTCGacgttttttcacaaaattcttATGACTTTTTTTAACACCGACAAATTCACTTTTGTATGGActtaatttttgagtttttgtcttaaaacaaaagaaaatattaaattaattcgaaacagttgatttaaaaaaaaaaaaaacttcttacaaAAATTCCCCGAACTGGGTTGTGCTCTTCATCATCTTGGTCTACTGTTGATGTCTTTGGTTCTTGATCTCGAAGAAATTCCATTTGTTTGAAGTACCAAAGTGTTGGAACATAAACATCATCCCCCGAGGCACCCATTTTTATgctgttttcaatttttttcaactctCGTCGGTAGCATGTTCTAATGTTGGCTAGTTTTTTCTTAAGATCATTCATAGTTAATAGAGGATCAGCCGGTAACATTCTATGCAAAAGGGTTTCATagtcttttgttttaataaatttatttttatatgcacTACTGTCAATATCCCAAAGGGATGGTAACCCTTTGTATTCTTCAATTAATAAAGCAACAAATTGTGCAGAAATACTGTTACTTCccattatctttttttcttttcaaaattcaaacaaaaaatgtctaCACTTTTCTTACTACAGTTTTTGAACAAGTTGGC
Proteins encoded in this region:
- the LOC129907696 gene encoding uncharacterized protein LOC129907696, whose amino-acid sequence is MGSNSISAQFVALLIEEYKGLPSLWDIDSSAYKNKFIKTKDYETLLHRMLPADPLLTMNDLKKKLANIRTCYRRELKKIENSIKMGASGDDVYVPTLWYFKQMEFLRDQEPKTSTVDQDDEEHNPVRGIFTKTQKLSPYKSEFVGVKKSHKNFVKKRRHTENDEDHQPLEDIEENRLSKNAKTIAKQFVIKDEATTFSESWALLFRKLSHEQQLFGKRCIDEILYKGQLGQLTLDTHRSIEACPIYSSDSESSTTNPGHMVDTKDMSSFLNELCGNKPGT